In Tachysurus fulvidraco isolate hzauxx_2018 chromosome 25, HZAU_PFXX_2.0, whole genome shotgun sequence, the following proteins share a genomic window:
- the mybl1 gene encoding myb-related protein A isoform X2: protein MSNMKPRSEDEDDDRKPKDTDTEPKNSKKILSKVKWSREEDERLKKLVEQNGTEAWKLIANYFPTKTDGQCQHRWQKVLNPELVKGPWTKEEDQRVIELVHKYGPKRWSVIAKHLQGRIGKQCRERWHNHLNPEVKKSSWTQEEDRIIYDAHKRLGNRWAEISKLLPGRTDNSIKNHWNSTMRRKVEQEGYLQDSNRSMSVDQPQKRRHKGCQSVEHSHGHSHLLVNSQSQVTRYMYSSASGQGMDSITESSNFMRNPESYSSWSDSLADDTMSTTGTSEEPGVELGRAEKGRTPSAPLHVSPSKFLAVEASAVLSSLQTIPEFAETIDLIDSDPMAWSEVGSFDLSESVSAPKAPVLDGTYPAQDDGSEDVGYNTPATALCRPHDGMSQGKPVSHSSRTVGKFNSPSVSLPRKKTRERADQSLNDDTNCGSFTDNTRSSLKSTPVKGLPFSPSQFFNISGTEHLNLDNPALTSTPVCAQKNFSSTPQQRETTPKHQKENAGFRTPKVRKSIMAHSPRTPTPFKNALAAQEKMHGPLKMVPQPLAFLEEDIREVLKEETGTDIFLHGQPEQRAYEVDAPARKVRKSLLLDSWGKDGLNVQLFPQQQINSVAQSHNDGMLSSAILMTQLTEGEEDLTCSSGALKMDSQLAICPLSPQAKKELLTHRSPVYQASTQVSSEWEAVVFGKTQDQLIMTEQARHYLNSSQLPSCTSRALVL, encoded by the exons ATGTCTAATATGAAGCCCCGCAG cGAGGATGAGGATGACGATCGGAAGCCTAAAGACACTGACACAGAACCCAAGAATTCAAAAAAGATTTTGAGCAAAGTGAAATGGTCCAGAGAAGAG GACGAGAGGCTAAAGAAGCTTGTTGAACAAAATGGAACCGAAGCATGGAAACTGATTGCTAATTATTTCCCA ACTAAAACAGATGGCCAGTGTCAACACCGCTGGCAGAAAGTTCTCAACCCGGAGCTGGTGAAAGGGCCATGGACAAAAGAGGAGGATCAGAGG GTTATAGAACTGGTGCATAAATACGGCCCGAAGCGGTGGTCTGTCATCGCTAAGCACCTGCAGGGCCGCATTGGCAAGCAGTGTCGAGAGCGCTGGCACAACCACCTCAACCCTGAGGTGAAGAAGTCCTCCTGGACCCAGGAAGAGGATCGAATTATCTATGACGCGCACAAACGGCTTGGTAACCGCTGGGCTGAGATCTCAAAGCTGCTGCCTGGAAG gacAGACAACTCTATTAAAAACCACTGGAACTCCACCATGCGCAGGAAGGTGGAGCAGGAAGGTTATCTGCAGGACAGCAACAGGAGCATGAGCGTTGATCAGCCTCAGAAGAGACGCCATAAAGGCTGTCAGTCTGTGGAGCACTCGCACGGTCACAGCCATCTGCTCGTGAACAGCCAGTCACAG GTCACAAGATACATGTACAGCTCTGCGAGTGGACAGGGTATGGACAGCATCACAGAGAGCTCGAACTTCATGAGG AACCCAGAGAGCTACTCAAGCTGGTCAGACAGTCTGGCGGATGATACCATGAGCACAACAGGGACTTCTGAAGAGCCAGGTGTTGAGCTGGGTAGAGCGGAGAAGGGCCGCACTCCTTCTGCACCACTGCATGTCTCTCCCAGCAAGTTCTTGGCAGTGGAGGCCAGTGCTGTGCTCTCTAGTCTCCAGACCATTCCTGAGTTTGCAGAAACGATAGACCTCATCGATTCG GATCCTATGGCCTGGAGCGAGGTGGGAAGTTTTGATTTATCTGAGTCTGTCAGTGCTCCTAAAGCCCCTGTCCTCGATGGCACTTACCCAGCTCAAGATGACGGCTCAGAGGACGTTGGGTACAACACTCCTGCCACTGCTCTGTGCAGGCCTCACGATGGAATGAGTCAGGGGAAACCCGTTTCTCATAGCTCTCGCACTGTGGGTAAATTCAACTCCCCTTCGGTGTCCCTGCCGAGGAAGAAGACGAGAGAGCGAGCAGACCAGTCACTCAATGATGACACAAACTGCGGTTCTTTCACAGACAACACCAGGAGCTCTCTGAAGAGCACACCAGTTAAAGGACTTCCGTTCTCACCCTCTCAG tttttCAACATATCTGGTACTGAGCATTTGAACCTGGACAATCCTGCACTAACGTCCACTCCGGTGTGtgcacagaaaaacttttcCAGCACACCTCAGCAGAGAGAAACCACACCCAAACATCAGAAGGAGAATGCTGG tttCAGGACACCCAAAGTTCGCAAGTCCATTATGGCCCACTCCCCGAGGACACCCACTCCCTTCAAAAATGCCTTGGCTGCTCAGGAAAAGATGCATGGACCATTAAAAATGGTG CCTCAGCCCCTGGCCTTCTTAGAGGAGGACATTAGGGAAGTGTTAAAGGAGGAGACAGGGACAGATATCTTCCTTCATGGACAGCCTGAACAAAGGGCGTATGAG GTGGATGCTCCTGCCAGGAAGGTGAGGAAGTCTTTACTACTGGACAGTTGGGGGAAAGACGGTCTCAATGTGCAACTGTTCCCTCAGCAGCAGATCAACAGTGTTGCTCAG TCTCATAACGATGGCATGTTGAGCAGCGCAATTCTGATGACCCAACTGACAGAAGGAGAGGAGGATCTCACCTGCTCTTCTGGCGCCCTGAAAATGGACTCCCAACTCGCCATCTGCCCTCTCAGCCCTCAGGCAAAAAAGGAGCTTCTTACACACCGAAGCCCAGTCTATCAAGCCTCCACACAG GTGAGCAGTGAGTGGGAGGCAGTGGTGTTTGGGAAGACACAAGACCAGCTTATCATGACTGAGCAAGCGAGGCACTACTTGAACTCTTCCCAGTTGCCATCATGCACCTCCAGAGCACTGGTCCTGTGA
- the mybl1 gene encoding myb-related protein A isoform X1 gives MSNMKPRSEDEDDDRKPKDTDTEPKNSKKILSKVKWSREEDERLKKLVEQNGTEAWKLIANYFPTKTDGQCQHRWQKVLNPELVKGPWTKEEDQRVIELVHKYGPKRWSVIAKHLQGRIGKQCRERWHNHLNPEVKKSSWTQEEDRIIYDAHKRLGNRWAEISKLLPGRTDNSIKNHWNSTMRRKVEQEGYLQDSNRSMSVDQPQKRRHKGCQSVEHSHGHSHLLVNSQSQVTRYMYSSASGQGMDSITESSNFMRPCHDDPDKEQRIKELELLLMSAENEVRRQSGPCNPESYSSWSDSLADDTMSTTGTSEEPGVELGRAEKGRTPSAPLHVSPSKFLAVEASAVLSSLQTIPEFAETIDLIDSDPMAWSEVGSFDLSESVSAPKAPVLDGTYPAQDDGSEDVGYNTPATALCRPHDGMSQGKPVSHSSRTVGKFNSPSVSLPRKKTRERADQSLNDDTNCGSFTDNTRSSLKSTPVKGLPFSPSQFFNISGTEHLNLDNPALTSTPVCAQKNFSSTPQQRETTPKHQKENAGFRTPKVRKSIMAHSPRTPTPFKNALAAQEKMHGPLKMVPQPLAFLEEDIREVLKEETGTDIFLHGQPEQRAYEVDAPARKVRKSLLLDSWGKDGLNVQLFPQQQINSVAQSHNDGMLSSAILMTQLTEGEEDLTCSSGALKMDSQLAICPLSPQAKKELLTHRSPVYQASTQVSSEWEAVVFGKTQDQLIMTEQARHYLNSSQLPSCTSRALVL, from the exons ATGTCTAATATGAAGCCCCGCAG cGAGGATGAGGATGACGATCGGAAGCCTAAAGACACTGACACAGAACCCAAGAATTCAAAAAAGATTTTGAGCAAAGTGAAATGGTCCAGAGAAGAG GACGAGAGGCTAAAGAAGCTTGTTGAACAAAATGGAACCGAAGCATGGAAACTGATTGCTAATTATTTCCCA ACTAAAACAGATGGCCAGTGTCAACACCGCTGGCAGAAAGTTCTCAACCCGGAGCTGGTGAAAGGGCCATGGACAAAAGAGGAGGATCAGAGG GTTATAGAACTGGTGCATAAATACGGCCCGAAGCGGTGGTCTGTCATCGCTAAGCACCTGCAGGGCCGCATTGGCAAGCAGTGTCGAGAGCGCTGGCACAACCACCTCAACCCTGAGGTGAAGAAGTCCTCCTGGACCCAGGAAGAGGATCGAATTATCTATGACGCGCACAAACGGCTTGGTAACCGCTGGGCTGAGATCTCAAAGCTGCTGCCTGGAAG gacAGACAACTCTATTAAAAACCACTGGAACTCCACCATGCGCAGGAAGGTGGAGCAGGAAGGTTATCTGCAGGACAGCAACAGGAGCATGAGCGTTGATCAGCCTCAGAAGAGACGCCATAAAGGCTGTCAGTCTGTGGAGCACTCGCACGGTCACAGCCATCTGCTCGTGAACAGCCAGTCACAG GTCACAAGATACATGTACAGCTCTGCGAGTGGACAGGGTATGGACAGCATCACAGAGAGCTCGAACTTCATGAGG CCGTGCCACGACGATCCCGACAAAGAACAGCGAATTAAGGAGCTAGAGCTGCTCCTTATGTCAGCTGAGAATGAAGTCAGAAGACAGTCCGGTCCTTGT AACCCAGAGAGCTACTCAAGCTGGTCAGACAGTCTGGCGGATGATACCATGAGCACAACAGGGACTTCTGAAGAGCCAGGTGTTGAGCTGGGTAGAGCGGAGAAGGGCCGCACTCCTTCTGCACCACTGCATGTCTCTCCCAGCAAGTTCTTGGCAGTGGAGGCCAGTGCTGTGCTCTCTAGTCTCCAGACCATTCCTGAGTTTGCAGAAACGATAGACCTCATCGATTCG GATCCTATGGCCTGGAGCGAGGTGGGAAGTTTTGATTTATCTGAGTCTGTCAGTGCTCCTAAAGCCCCTGTCCTCGATGGCACTTACCCAGCTCAAGATGACGGCTCAGAGGACGTTGGGTACAACACTCCTGCCACTGCTCTGTGCAGGCCTCACGATGGAATGAGTCAGGGGAAACCCGTTTCTCATAGCTCTCGCACTGTGGGTAAATTCAACTCCCCTTCGGTGTCCCTGCCGAGGAAGAAGACGAGAGAGCGAGCAGACCAGTCACTCAATGATGACACAAACTGCGGTTCTTTCACAGACAACACCAGGAGCTCTCTGAAGAGCACACCAGTTAAAGGACTTCCGTTCTCACCCTCTCAG tttttCAACATATCTGGTACTGAGCATTTGAACCTGGACAATCCTGCACTAACGTCCACTCCGGTGTGtgcacagaaaaacttttcCAGCACACCTCAGCAGAGAGAAACCACACCCAAACATCAGAAGGAGAATGCTGG tttCAGGACACCCAAAGTTCGCAAGTCCATTATGGCCCACTCCCCGAGGACACCCACTCCCTTCAAAAATGCCTTGGCTGCTCAGGAAAAGATGCATGGACCATTAAAAATGGTG CCTCAGCCCCTGGCCTTCTTAGAGGAGGACATTAGGGAAGTGTTAAAGGAGGAGACAGGGACAGATATCTTCCTTCATGGACAGCCTGAACAAAGGGCGTATGAG GTGGATGCTCCTGCCAGGAAGGTGAGGAAGTCTTTACTACTGGACAGTTGGGGGAAAGACGGTCTCAATGTGCAACTGTTCCCTCAGCAGCAGATCAACAGTGTTGCTCAG TCTCATAACGATGGCATGTTGAGCAGCGCAATTCTGATGACCCAACTGACAGAAGGAGAGGAGGATCTCACCTGCTCTTCTGGCGCCCTGAAAATGGACTCCCAACTCGCCATCTGCCCTCTCAGCCCTCAGGCAAAAAAGGAGCTTCTTACACACCGAAGCCCAGTCTATCAAGCCTCCACACAG GTGAGCAGTGAGTGGGAGGCAGTGGTGTTTGGGAAGACACAAGACCAGCTTATCATGACTGAGCAAGCGAGGCACTACTTGAACTCTTCCCAGTTGCCATCATGCACCTCCAGAGCACTGGTCCTGTGA